A stretch of Triticum aestivum cultivar Chinese Spring chromosome 1D, IWGSC CS RefSeq v2.1, whole genome shotgun sequence DNA encodes these proteins:
- the LOC123180307 gene encoding protein Rf1, mitochondrial, with the protein MPNVVTYSLMVGGLCKVGARDKAKLVLRHMVGNSVRPDMYTWNSFMGSLRKQGRSKEATQLFDYMAAKGHKPDVVMYSTLLHGYATEGCFTDMINRFNSMEGNGIVANSRVFNILIDAYAKRGMMHEAMLIFTEMREQRVSPDTFTYGIIIAALCRMGRLSDAMEKLNEMVATGLQPDEAVYYSLIQGFCTHDDLVKAKELVSEMMTKGIPRPNIVFFNSVIARLCKEGRVKDAHGIFDLAMNIGERPNVITFNSLIHGYSLVGKMAKAFGVLDDMESVGIEPDVVTYTTLRHGYSRNRR; encoded by the coding sequence ATGCCTAATGTGGTGACATATAGCTTGATGGTTGGTGGGTTGTGCAAGGTCGGGGCAAGGGACAAGGCAAAGCTGGTCCTTCGGCATATGGTTGGTAATAGTGTTCGACCAGATATGTATACTTGGAACTCATTCATGGGATCTCTTCGCAAGCAGGGAAGAAGCAAGGAAGCTACACAACTTTTTGATTACATGGCCGCCAAGGGCCACAAACCTGATGTTGTCATGTACTCTACTCTGCTTCATGGGTATGCTACTGAAGGATGCTTCACTGATATGATTAATCGCTTTAATTCAATGGAAGGCAACGGTATTGTAGCTAACAGCCGTGTTTTTAACATACTAATCGACGCATATGCTAAACGTGGAATGATGCATGAAGCTATGCTCATATTTACTGAAATGCGGGAACAAAGAGTGAGTCCTGATACATTCACCTATGGAATTATAATAGCTGCACTTTGCAGAATGGGTAGGCTATCTGATGCTATGGAGAAATTAAATGAAATGGTTGCTACAGGATTACAGCCGGACGAGGCTGTTTACTATTCCCTAATTCAGGGTTTTTGTACACATGATGATTTGGTCAAAGCTAAGGAGTTGGTTTCTGAGATGATGACCAAAGGTATTCCTCGTCCTAACATTGTGTTCTTCAACTCGGTAATAGCCAGGCTGTGCAAAGAAGGAAGGGTTAAGGATGCACACGGTATCTTTGACTTGGCTATGAACATTGGTGAGAGGCCCAACGTTATTACATTTAATTCACTGATTCACGGCTATAGCTTGGTTGGCAAGATGGCGAAAGCTTTCGGGGTACTTGATGACATGGAATCAGTTGGCATTGAGCCCGATGTTGTTACTTATACTACACTTCGTCATGGCTATTCTAGAAATAGAAGGTGA